CCCAGTTGCCGTGAAGGAGGAGGCGCCCTCCCCCGTGATCGCCAACGCGTGCAGCCGCTTTTTGCACTACCTTGGTAGCAGCGGTGGCACGTCCTCGCGCTGCCGGCGTTCGCAACGCCGGACGTGGCGCCGATATGGGTCCTCGCCGACCCCAGTCTCGCGTTGGCCCGGGCCGAGGATTGGTACAGGACCACTACACAGACGTCCACCCGCCGCCGGCTCCGGATCAGCGACGCGTCCGAGTGCTtcacccgccgcctcgccggcaagGGCAAGGTTGGGTGGCGCGGGCCGGAGTCTGTGCCCGACCGTCACCGCCAGGCAGAAGCGGTCGAGTGTCTGCACCAGGTGGAGGCAGCCTAGCGGCTGCGTGCAAGTACGCAGTGGTGAGCCTAGTGGCCGATCAGGGTTGCCGCGACCCTTGGGAGGCCTTCAACCGCTGGAAGGACGGCGGTGACAGCAGACTGGACGACGACGGAGGTGCCAGTGGCCTCGGAGGCCATGCCTATGAGGTCACCTTTCGGTACCTCGCGTAGTTCTTTTTGTTTGTTATTAGTTAAAATTTCGTTAAATTTTGTCTGTTTTGGttcaaatatttggaaatttaACAAATATCGTTCATTTTTTAAAATGCATGTTTAAACTAGCGCTGGACATTTGGTGCATATGGTTGGATGGCTGGCTCCCCTAATGCTTTCCGTGGGCACGTCCGGACGTGTCCGCGGACATTTGATGAAccgcgttggagttgcccttaggTTCTATCTAGAACTTGATTTCTAAATTTAAGCACCAAAATGAAATCGAGTTACTTTTTTCACTAAACTAAGATTAGTATAGGTCTGATTCACAATTCATTTATCATGTAGTATGAAATCCTTGAACTGCAACGGAAATCAGGAAATTTACAATCATGCATATATATTGCACTATATGTTATATTTTTTAAAGGAAGAAAATGATTATTTTGGACATAGTGCTGTTATGATCATTATGtttatcttctactccctccgtaaactaatataagagcgtttagatcactattttagtaatctaaacactcttatattagtttacagagggagtaattgcTAATTCTTTTGTACTGTGAATTTTAAGGCCACAAAAAATTGCTATGTAGCATATTTTCCATGGTGGCTAGTTATAGCTGGGAGGCAGACCTCGTTGCAGCGGCGTGAGATTTTCTGTAAATTCTTTCTTACTACAAACATACCTATGCAGTTTTGAATGTGCTTTTGTGCCTGATGATATTCACTATCCACTCGTCCTGTTAGGCATGAGGCTCAATAACATGTCATAATTTTTGTACCGACAAATATAATCTTATGCCTCTTCAACTGGCAATTGATTTAGTTTTCTGGGTTGAATTGCTATTTCGCCATTTATTTGTGCAGCCTGCTGTTTACATTTATCTTCAGTTTTCTAATTATATAGTTTTCAGTTTTCTAGTTTGAGGTGAACTGTCATAATTATCTGTATGCAGGTCAAGAAGGAAATGACCCTTGTTTAAATTTGTCAGTGCTTACATATGTTTAATTTTCTAGGCATGTGTATTAAGCTTCTTCCGATGTCTTGTCTTCTGGCCATGTGTGTTCTACCAACTTTTGTAGAATTTAAATTTCCTTTTTCTGATGGCAGGCTGCCGAGGTGGAATTGGACGAGGAGGAATGTTAAGCAGCGGCCTTAGTGGTGGGGGTGGGCATGGTGGTAAAGGCGGGGACGGTTTTTACAGCGGCAAGCATTCAGGTGGTGGAGCTGCATATGGTAGTGCTGATTTGCCTTGTGAACTTGGCAGTGGCAGTGGTAATGTCAGTACAACATCTTCAACAGCTGGTGGTGGTATAATAGGTAACAATGATGGTGTACATGGACCATGACCATCCTCTATCAAGTCATGATATTCTTAATAGCACTGGCCTTTACTGCCTTTTCATTTCCACATTCAGTGATGGGTTCTTTGGAGCAATCTCTgcctattctctctctctctggttcagTGGAAGCCAACGGTGGCAGTTTCACTCGTGTGGTGACTCATGCTGCAAATGGAGGACCTGGTGGTGGTTCTGGGGGCACAATTCTTCTATTTGTGCGGACTTTATCTTTAGAGAACAGCTCAGTACTTTCTAGTGTTGGTGGGGTTGGAAGCAATGGTagtggtggaggtggaggcggtcgcATTCACTTCCACTGGTCCGACATTCCCACTGGAGATGACTATGTTCCTTTTGCAACTGTCAAAGGATCAATACTTGCGAGGTGCGTCCTGAAAATCTGATGCTTTCTCTGTTGGCCTTTTCCCTGTCGTTTGACCTGCTATTTTATTCAGGAAGTAAGTAAGGTTGTCTTTCTTTTTTAGCTTTTTATTTGTATTGTAAGTTTTTTAAGGCTATTCCTTGTTGCACTGGTGTTTCAGAATAACATATGTAGCTTTGCAGTTCCTTAATTTGAATCTTGAagtagtttaaaggattttgggtgGCCTTGTCTTATCTAAAGCCAGTTTTTGTATACCTTGCTTTTTATTCAAAACTTATTTCCTACTGGTGTTACGTTGCTTTTTAAAAACTTGTCTCTTTATTCTCTCATTTTGAATGAAAGGGGTGCTGGCACCACCCCTCCAGCTCTGGCTTCACTACTCTGTTAGTCCTGTatagctcccccccccccctccccctgctGTTTATTCCCCTCCCTTGTACAGTCCCCCTCTCCTGTAAGTACATCTCTTTTCAGTAAAATTTACTGCCGGGGCTCCATTAAAAAGAAATCCCTTTCTTCATGTTCCCTCTGCCGTGTCAGGGTTCTATGATTTTTACTGCCATCTTATTTGTTGTCGAACAACTGAAGATGTCTTAATGCACAGGACATTGCTAAACCTGTAGGCTGACTCTGTGTTGTTATTACAGAGGAGGAATTGTCGAAGGCCGAGGTTTTCCTGGTGAGAATGGCACAGTTACAGCAAAAGATTGCCCGAAAGGTCTTTATGGTACATTTTGCAAGGTAAACGAGAAGCACGTTTTATTCACTCCTTTGTGCCGTTATTTATTATGTTATGAACAGAAGGTCAGTTGCccattatttttttcttcttctgtctATTACGGTTTCTTGAGGCACATAATACCTTTTTTACTGGCACCATTTGGTGCATTGCTATTTTTGAATATTGAATATTGGTGCGCTTACCATGTTTCAGTGTTTAAGACAGATAAGATAAATGTACCGAGATAGCAGCGTGCCATTGTCATACCTATTATCATTTTAGCTCAGTTAACTAATGTAActaaatttactactccctctgtcccataatataagagcgtttttgacactacactagtgtcaaaaacgctcttatattatgggacagagggagtaattaaCATTGTTGCAATGATTTCTGCGGCGAAATGCAGGAGTGTCCTGTAGGAACATACAAGAACATTACTGGGTCTTCTAATTCCTTGTGTTCTCCATGCCCTGCATATGAGCTCCCTCATCGGGCTATTTACATGCATATCCGAGGTAACTCTTACTGTATTTATTGCTGTATGAGAAATTTGTATCTTCAATACAGGTCAAATTAATTCAATAGCCAGTGTATCATACATGTGTTTTATATAAAAGTACATACCTTGTGGGATCTATGTTTTTTTTATGATGTGGTGTTATTTATAAATTCATATACCTAATGGTCTTGTTTGCAAAAGAACCTGTGGGTATGAAAATACATACCTTGTGGGAtctatgttttttttatttttttcgagaaaacgcaaatggCCTTTGCGTTTCATTGCATTGGAAAGAGAGGGAATTTACATCCTCCTAGGAGGCAGATTTACACAGCCGTCAGGGGCTCAGTGGACATCCCAGGATGATGGCAAAACGACCCTGAGCCCTTGAGCCCCAGCCTTTGCCCAACATCGGGCCTCGTCCTTGATCCTGTCGACAAGCTCATTGAGCGATGGGCTCACATGGTCAAAAACGCACGCGTTCCTATGCTTCCAAATCATCCACGGCACCAAAAGCGCCACGGATTTCAGCGCCTTGCGTAGCGCTGGCGGTGTGGATTCCTTCGCGCGCAGCCACCAGTCCATGAGCGAGTCGTCGTGCTCGGGTGCCGGCGCCGGCAAGCGCAGCCAAGATAGGACCTCATGCCATGTCTGCCTAGTGAATGGGCACGTGAGCATCAAGTGCCTGATCGTCTCCAGTTCTTGGTCGCACAGAAGGCACCGCGGGTGGTGCTGCAGGCCACGACGTGCGAGTGGCTCCTCGGTCCAGCAGCGATCTTGACATGCCAGCCAATGGAAAAACTTCACTTTTGGTGGTGCCCAGCTCCTCCAAATGAGCTTCCAGGAGTGGCAGCCCGTCGCTCCCTGGAAGGTTGCCCGGTAGCAAGACTGGGCGGTGTATGTGCCGTTGGCGGTCCAGCTCCAGAGCAGCTTGTCCGGCTCGTTGGACAGTTCGACATGCTGCACTAAGTGCCAAAGCTTCAGGTACTGTCCAATCTCGGGAAGGCCGGGCAGACCATGGATGTCGCGCACCAAGCTATTACCGGTCATGGCCTCCGCCACCGTTCTCGACTTCCGGCGATGCTTGGGGATGCACTGAAAGAGCATGGGCGCGAGCTCGCGGACGGATTGGCTGCCGAGCCAGCGATCCTCCCAGAAAAGGGCGGTCCTGCCGTCCCTGATGGCCATGGTCGTGGAGGCGTAAAAGAGCACGCGCTCCTCCGAAGTAAATTGCAGGTCCAGCCCCTGCCATGCTCGATCTGTGTCTGTACGCGCAAGCCATAGCCAACGCAGCCGTAGCGATAGCCAAGTGCGCTCAAGATCCCGGACGCCAACGCCGCCATATTCGAGCGGGCGGCAGACCCGGCGCCAATTCACGTGGCAGTGTCCACCGTGGGCGTCCGGGATCAAGAGAGCTCGAAGCGGGCGGCTGAAGCCAATAGTCCTCGAAGTGGAAGCGTTTGTGGGCCGTCGGCATGGGAGAGCAATCCAACAGCAACGGGTAGTGGTCCGACACGACCAAAGCAAGGCATCGGAGGTGACATTCGCCGTGCGCATCTTCCCAATCAAAGGTGCAAAGAACGCGGTCAAGGTGCACCAGCGTGGGCGGCGATTGCTCATTCGACCACGTGAAGCGACGCCCGTTGAGGTATATCTCCTTCAAGGCGGGGTCGTTGATGGAGCGGCGAAATCTTCCCATCATGCGCCGATGCAGGCCACCCATGTTTTTGTCCTCAGCACGGTATATGAGGTTGAAACCACCACATAGCATCCAtgagccagggcaggccgcacgtaTATCACGCAGTTCCTGAAGGAATAGGATTTTATCTGCGTCATCCTGGGGTCCATAGACCATCGTCAGCCACCCCGGCGTCCCGGAGGCCACGAACACCTTGGCCGTGAGTGCGTTCTGGGGGAGCAGGGGGTCAGAGATCGTGACAACCCTGCTCTTCAAGGCAAGGAGGATGCCGCCTCGTGTGCCATCGGCCGAGAGGTAAGTGTAGTCGTCGAACTCGGAGCCGAGGATGTCTAGCACAATGGGCGAGTAGATCAAAGCCATCTTAGTTTCTTGTAGGCATACAATGGGGGCGCTGGTAGTGCCCAACAGAGAACGGATGGCACTACGCCGGGCGCGCGAGTTAAGGCCGCGAACATTCCAAACTGCGATCTTTAGTCCGTGATCCATGAACAAGGGGTCGACGATGATTGGGCCGGCGGACCTAGCTCTCGCAGGCAACGGCCTCGCGTGTGGGGGAGGCGAAGCACGCTGGGATCTCCCGATCGACCAGGGCTGCGATGGCCTTGAGCACAGACAGGGGGATTCGCGCCGCGAACATGTCGTCGTAGGCTTTCATCTCAATGGCCGTGATCTTCTGGTTGGTGCCTACAATCCCCAGGGTGCGCAGGATCTGCACATGGGCCCTCCGTTCTGCCGTCGGCGGCGCCGCCACAGGCGTGGCTGCAGCCGCGGAACGGTCTCGCCGTGGGGCGAAGTTGAGGGGGCGATGTGGCCGCTTCCCGGGAGTCGGCAACGATGCACTGATGTGCTTCGTGGCCGTGGCCAGAAAATCGTCGAGCGTCCAAGCCTGCTGCGTGGTTGCACGGCTGCGCGATTGCCGCATCGTGATTGGCGGCGATGCAAACCGTCCAGATGCCGGGGAACGGGGTCCGGGGGCAGGCGAACGGTGATCAGCGTTGGGCGCAGGCGTGAAGTGACCCCGAGGCCGCTGCAGTATAGAAATTGGGCTCTGGGCCTCGGCCTCCGGAGATCCAGAGGCGGGGGATCCGGCAGCAGCCACAAGGGACAGCGGTGCTGGAGGTGTGGGCTCAGCAGTGGGCGGCCCAGCCACATTTGGCCCAACAGCAGCCGGGGGATGAGCAAGGGCCCCGGCTTCGGAAGAgggctcgggcgcgggcgcgttAGCGGGTGAGGCGATAACAGGTGCGCCTCTTCCCGCCGAAACCGCCGATGTGGGATCGTGGGGCTGCGATGACCGGTCAGTGGAGATTCCTGGGCTCGCCAGGGCGACAGGAGTGGGCGATATGCCACTTTGCCCCGACAAGGCGGCAGTCGATCCTGGCAGTTCTGAAGCCTCTGGCGCCACAGGCTGCGAGTCTGGTACCTGGCTCAAAAGGGCAAGGTCCCGACACGGCGTTGGATCAGCTGCGACAGGGGTGGGTCCTGCGGGATCGTCCTCGGGATCGTGGGGGGAGCCAGTGTTTGAAATTCCAGGGCCTTCCGGTGCGCCAGCGACCAGTGGGAGCTCGCCAGCTGGCCTCTGCACAACCGTCCTGGCGTCGTCAGCGGATGAGACAGCCGCTCGCGTCGGGCCTGCCGCCAAAGCCTGCTGCTGTGGGCCCCTTCTTTTTCCTCTTTTTCCTCTTTTAGTTCGGTGACGAGAACGAGCGGGGCCCTGCTGACCCGGCCATGACAGCATGCCATCCCTCGACGGCCGGGCGGGCGGCCCCGCCGCCGTGGTCGCCGGCCGGGGCCAGGAGGTCGTCGTGTTCAACCCGTCAGTCCGCCCCGAGCTGCCACAGGCGCGCCAGGCAAACGCGTCCATGGCCATGCCGTCGGCCCGGCCGCTCGGCACTGCGTCAGTCCGCCTGCGCTTCCGGCCGCGGCGTCGCGCCCGTCCAGGTCCGGTGCCCTGGCCTTGGCCATGCCCATTGCCGGCGCCACCTCGGCCGGGGTCGTCATTGGCCTGGACACCGGGAGGGGGCGCCCTGAGCGGGACAGCACGTGCGAGCGCGATGGAGATGGGGTATGTGAGCGTCCTGACCTCCGGCGCTCCCGATCGTACACGAGCCGGTAGCAGTTCGACGATCTCCAGAATGGCGGCGCGGCTGGTGTCGGCAGGGTCGTGCACGTGGCCAGATAGACGGAAGACGGCCAGGTCCTCATGAGAGCACGTGCGAGGATGCAGCCTCTCAATCCAGCAACTCTCCCCGAGGATGTGCTCGGCGGTGGAGAGATGCCAGGCTTGGGCGGGAATgccgcggagctcgagctcgacgcGGTGTTTGAACCCGCCGGCGCCAGCATGCGCAAGCATGCACCATGGCCGCAGCGACAACGCGAACCGCGGCGAGCTGATGAAGTGCTCGCCATTGAGACGACGCATGGTGTCCAGGGAGGAGAAGAGGATGAGGAAGTCCTCGGGGTGGTGCTTGTGGACGGTGAAGTCGCCTTCGGAGAGCTCGAGGGAGCGGTAGAGCAGCTCGGCCACCTCAGCCGCGGCCACGTGCGGCCTGTTGCTGGTGATGGAGGCCACCATAGTGCGGCCAAGGACCCGCTCAGCGTCCTCCATCTCCGTGGACTGCGCCATGATGACCCGCACGGGCACGTCGGGGCGCGGCGGGACCGCAGGAGGCGCCGGTGGGGTGGCGGCGCGACGACGCGCAGGAGGGGCCGGGGGCGGGCCGTCCCTGCCAGGGGCGTCACGGTGAGGCCGCGCGCCGCCGTTGTGCCGGTAGTCGCAGTCGCGGGACTCGTGGCCCGAGGCGAGGCAGCGCCTGCACCGGACGTCGTTGGTACAGTCACGCACCCGATGGCGGTGGTCGAGGCAGCGAAAGCACAACCCGGCAATCTCCTCCGGTGACGGGCTGCGGCGGTGAGGAGGCGAAGGACTGGGGGTGCCGTCCTggctcgggtggcggcggcggttccTGCGCCGCGGCTGCTGGAACCCATCAGCGTCGAGCATAGCTCCGCCAGAGACGTGGTGGACCTCCGAGCGGGGGCCCAGGCGTTGCCTGGCGGGCACGTGGGCGGCCGGCGAGATGCGGCCAGAGGCCCTAGCTGCCGGCGACGCAGCGGTGGCCGGCGGGGTGAGGGCGACGTCCCTGTACGAGCGCGCCGAGGACTCGCTCTCCGAGCTGAGCCAGCGGTCACCTGAGGACACGCGCTCGCCGGAGAGGGTCGCCCGGCGGTCGACAGGGGCGGCACCAGGGGCTTCCATGACGGAGGGGAGGGGGCTAGGGTGCGGCCGGCCGGCGGGGAGCGTCGGCGGCAGGCAGGGGAGGGCTCGGCGGGGCTAGAGGGTGGGAGCCAGACCCAAGGTTTGAGATCcttataggggggggggggggggggggagccagcCCCAATGTTTTTTTTATGATGTGGTGTTATTTATAAATTCATATACCTAATGGTCTTGTTTGCAAAAGAACCTGTGGGTAGATGCCAGAGCTTTGTGTGTGGCTCAATCACCGAGCCATTTGCTTTTAGCTCATTGTGTTATGTTCAAGAAGACAGCTTAAACTGGATTACAAGTTTTTTTTTGTGTTCTTTTGTTACACTTCTATTTTTTCTAGTTTCAGAACATTTGTGTTCACAATCAATATTTCTGTTAGTTTAACCTTGGTTTTCTAATCTTAAATAACATTTTTCACAGGAGGTGTCGCTGAAACCCCATGCCCATACAAATGTGTATCAGATAGATATCGTATGCCTCACTGTTTTACTGCTCTTGAAGAGCTAATATACACTTTTGGTGGACCTTGGTTCTTTGGCTTGCTTCTTTCAGGCCTTCTTGTTTTATTGGCTCTTGTTTTGAGTATTGCTCGGATGAAATTTGCTGGTACTGATGAGTTTCCTGGACCAGCACCAACTCAACATGGCTCCCAAATTGATCACTCTTTTCCCTTCCTAGAATCACTGAATGAGGTAGTGGAATACATTCTGTTGTCATGGCTCAGTGCATTAAGCTGTTGCATGATCATGCTGGGTGTTGTTTGAAATTTCTGCTAATGTGATAGGTATTGGAAACAAATAGGGCCGAAGAATCTCACTGCCATGTGCACAGGATGTTTTTCATGGGCCCAAATACCTTCAGTGAACCTtggcatctcccgcacacgccgccTGAACAGATTACAGATATTGTGTAATGCCCGTGGTCAAGATTACATTTGCACAAATTCCCTTCAGTCATTTAGCTGTCTTGTTATAATTTTTCCCAATATTCACGTTtttttttttcatgaattttaCGTAGCCTTTTGTCTTATAGAAATATATAACTGAGTATTGACTGCTGTTGTGCTGTTTGTCTTCTGTTGTCAGATACGAGGATGCGTTTAACAAGTTTGTCGATGAGATCAATGCTCTGGCAGCTTATCAGTGGTGGGAGGGATCAATTTGTAGTATTCTGTGTATACTTTCCTACCCCTTGGCGTGGTCCTGGCAACAGTGGCGCCGAAGAAAAAAGTTACAACGACTACGTGAGTTTGTTCGATCTGAATATGATCATTCGTGCTTACGGTCGTGCCGTTCACGTGCCCTTTACGAAGGGCTGAAGGTATTGTGTTTTCCAATACCAATTTTTTCATAGAAAATTGCAGTTTGTTACGAATTGATTATTTTTTCCTGAAATTAGGCTGTTTGGTATCGCTTTTTCGTACGAAACCAATGTCTCTCAAGTGTTATCTGCTTGATTTAAGTGACTTATCCAATATTTTGAGTCCAtagatacatactccctccgtccaaaaaagcttgtcccccaaatagatgtatctagcaccaagttagtgctagatacatccatttgaggaacaagcttgagacaagtttttccggacggagggagtagtaactagaAATATCCAGGGTATCCAAATAGATAAAAGGAATGTGGTGTTTGATTTATAAGTGTGGCCATGTTGACTCTGCATTATCGGCTGCTATAGCAGTACATATTGTAGGTTGCACCTGCCACCTACAATTCCAGTTGTTATATAACTAGCAGACGGATATTATGGATTGAGGGTGGTCTATTTTTTCCAATTTATAGGTAGCTGCCACTCCAGATTTAATGCTGGGTTATTTGGATTTTTACCTTGGTGGGGATGAGAAAAGGCCCGATCTGCCCACTCGTCTTCATCAAAGGTTTCCAATGTCCTTGATTTTTGGCGGTGATGGAAGTTACATGGCTCCATTTTCACTTCACAGTGATAGTGTAGTCACAAGTCTTATAAGCCAGGTTGATTCTGAAACATTTCCTTCTGTGCCGAATCACTGAAATAACGTTTTATTCAGTTCCTGATAAATATCTTTTGTAGGTTGTACCATCATCAATATGGCACCGTCTTGTTGCTGGACTGAATGCCCAGCTGCGTTTGGTTCGTCATGGAAATTTGAAAGTAACCTTTCTTCCTATGCTCAAATGGCTTGAAACTCATGCAAATCCTGCCTTAGACACATACCATGTACGTGTTGACCTTGCATGGTTCCAAGCTACAGCATTAGGATACTGTCAATACGGCCTTGTTATTCATGCTGTGGGGGGAGAAGCAGTGGCTGCTGAACTTCAAGGTGGCTCTAGAATAATATTTGATCAACATTCATTGTGAGTTATCTGTTACTAGCTCCCCttatttcttcattttcttctcttATCACAATTTATCTCTAACTAATGATCCTATGTCGAGCAGAAATCAGAATGTAGATGCTGACTCTCAACTAGGCCACTCAAGGAACAATGATGCTTATATGTGTAAAAGTATAACCGGTGGAATTCTCAATGTTGACAACTTGATGACGCTCAAAGACAGGAGTG
This DNA window, taken from Triticum aestivum cultivar Chinese Spring chromosome 1D, IWGSC CS RefSeq v2.1, whole genome shotgun sequence, encodes the following:
- the LOC123180728 gene encoding uncharacterized protein isoform X3, whose protein sequence is MFSVGMMTLIFLFMAQGQISLLSRATLTFGLTHYPYSEFELLAEELLMSDSTIQVFGALRMSVKMLLMWNSRMVIDGGRDSGVATSLLEGSNLIVLRESSVIHSNGNLGIHGQGVLNLSGNGDTIEAQRLILSLFYNILVGRGAVLRGPLINASGDDVAPKLNCENESCPMEIFHPPEDCNLNSSLSFTLQICRVEDIDVSGLVQGTVINFNRARNVTIQRHGSISATGLAYFPWWLVIAGRQTSLQRREIFCCRGGIGRGGMLSSGLSGGGGHGGKGGDGFYSGKHSGGGAAYGSADLPCELGSGSGNVSTTSSTAGGGIIVMGSLEQSLPILSLSGSVEANGGSFTRVVTHAANGGPGGGSGGTILLFVRTLSLENSSVLSSVGGVGSNGSGGGGGGRIHFHWSDIPTGDDYVPFATVKGSILARGGIVEGRGFPGENGTVTAKDCPKGLYGTFCKECPVGTYKNITGSSNSLCSPCPAYELPHRAIYMHIRGGVAETPCPYKCVSDRYRMPHCFTALEELIYTFGGPWFFGLLLSGLLVLLALVLSIARMKFAGTDEFPGPAPTQHGSQIDHSFPFLESLNEVLETNRAEESHCHVHRMFFMGPNTFSEPWHLPHTPPEQITDIVYEDAFNKFVDEINALAAYQWWEGSICSILCILSYPLAWSWQQWRRRKKLQRLREFVRSEYDHSCLRSCRSRALYEGLKVAATPDLMLGYLDFYLGGDEKRPDLPTRLHQRFPMSLIFGGDGSYMAPFSLHSDSVVTSLISQVVPSSIWHRLVAGLNAQLRLVRHGNLKVTFLPMLKWLETHANPALDTYHVRVDLAWFQATALGYCQYGLVIHAVGGEAVAAELQGGSRIIFDQHSLNQNVDADSQLGHSRNNDAYMCKSITGGILNVDNLMTLKDRSDLFHPLSLILHNTKPVGHQDFVGLVISILLLADFSLVLLTSLQLYSYSMVDILLVLFVLPLGILAPFPAGINALFSHGPRRSAGLARVYALWNITSLVNVVVAFVCGLVHYKSSTKRHPSMQPWNLGGDETSWWLFPTGLVLCKLIQARLVDWHVSILEIQDRAVYSKDPTIFWQ